A stretch of Panthera uncia isolate 11264 chromosome A1 unlocalized genomic scaffold, Puncia_PCG_1.0 HiC_scaffold_16, whole genome shotgun sequence DNA encodes these proteins:
- the OXGR1 gene encoding 2-oxoglutarate receptor 1, producing MNEPLDSFANASSDFPDFAAPFGNCTDEKIPLKRHYLPVTYSIIFLVGFPGNAVAISTYIFKMRPWKGSTIIMLNLACTDLLYLTSFPFLIHYYASGENWIFGDFMCKFIRFGFHFNLYSSILFLTCYSIFRYFVIIHPMSCFSFHKTRWAVVACAVVWIISLVAVIPMTFLITSTTRPNRSACLDLTSSDDLATIKWYNLVLTATTFCLPLVIVTLCYTMIICTLTQGPQNHSCLKQKARRLTILLLLVFYICFLPFHILRVIRIESRLLSISCPIENQIHEAYIVSRPLAALNTFGNLLLYVVVSDNFQQALCSMVRCKASGDLEQAKKISYSNNP from the coding sequence ATGAATGAGCCACTGGACAGTTTTGCAAATGCTTCTTCCGACTTCCCCGATTTTGCAGCTCCTTTTGGAAATTGCACTGATGAAAAAATCCCACTCAAGAGGCACTACCTCCCTGTAACATATAGCATCATCTTCCTGGTGGGCTTTCCAGGGAACGCAGTAGCAATTTCCACTTACATTTTCAAAATGCGGCCGTGGAAAGGCAGCACCATCATTATGCTGAACCTGGCCTGCACAGACCTGCTGTATCTAACCAGCTTCCCTTTCCTGATTCACTACTATGCCAGCGGCGAAAACTGGATCTTCGGGGATTTCATGTGCAAGTTCATCCGCTTCGGCTTCCATTTCAACCTGTACAGCAGCATCCTCTTCCTCACCTGTTACAGCATCTTCCGGTACTTCGTGATCATTCACCCCATGAGCTGCTTTTCCTTTCACAAGACTCGATGGGCCGTGGTGGCCTGTGCTGTGGTGTGGATCATTTCACTGGTGGCCGTCATTCCCATGACCTTCCTGATCACATCAACCACCAGGCCCAATAGATCGGCCTGCCTTGACCTCACCAGTTCGGATGACCTCGCCACTATCAAATGGTACAATCTAGTTTTGACTGCAACTACTTTCTGCCTTCCCCTGGTGATAGTGACACTGTGCTATACAATGATTATCTGCACCCTAACCCAAGGACCTCAGAATCACAGCTGCCTTAAGCAGAAAGCTAGAAGGCTAACCATTCTGCTACTCCTCGtgttttacatatgttttttACCCTTCCACATCTTGAGGGTCATTCGGATCGAATCTCGACTGCTTTCAATCAGCTGCCCCATCGAGAATCAGATCCATGAAGCGTACATCGTTTCTAGGCCGTTAGCCGCCCTGAACACCTTCGGTAACCTGTTACTGTATGTGGTGGTCAGTGACAACTTCCAGCAGGCCCTCTGCTCGATGGTGAGATGCAAAGCCAGTGGGGACCTGGAACAAGCAAAAAAAATCAGTTACTCAAACAACCCTTGA